The sequence below is a genomic window from Streptomyces sp. NBC_00582.
GTGGGTGTTCAGCCAGGTCCAGAGGGCGTCGATCGTGGGCCAGATGTCAGAGCTGGGGGAGGGGGAGGAGGCTTCAGTCATGACGGCAGCTTGGCATGAGCCGTACGTCAGCCGAGCAGCAGCTCCTGCTCGTCGAACAGCGCCGCCTGCTCCCCCTCCTCCCGGCGCCGTACGCGCCGGTTGCGGGTGCCCACCACCAGTGCTGCCATCAGGCCCGTCGCCGCGAGGGCGGTCGGGACCATCCAGCCCCGGTCGAGGACATGGCCGAGGGCGTGGTCCAGGGAGAGGCGGCCCGGGCCCGTGATCGCGAGGCCCGTGGCGGCCAGGCCCAGGGTGGCCGCGTACTCGTAGCCGCCCTCCGCGTTGAAGAAGCCGTTGGGGGTGTGGACGGCCGCCGCGCCCGCCATTCCGCCGGCCGCCGCCGCGCCCGCCGCCGGGGTGGCCAGGCCGAGGGCCAGCAGCAGGCCGCCACCCGTCTCGGCCAGGCCGGACGCCGTCGCGCTGGCCTTGCCGGGTTCGTAGCCGACGGACTCCATGAACTGGCCGGTGCCCGCCAGACCGTGACCGCCGAACCAGCCGAACAGCTTCTGCGTGCCGTGCGCGGCCAGTACCCCGCCCGCGCCCAGCCGGAGCAGCAGCAGACCCACGTCATGCCGGTTGAAAGAGGTGGTCACGGTGACTCCCTGGAGACGGCGGAAGGCAGAAGACAGCAGGACGACCCCCCTCGCGTATCCACCGTCGCATCCCCCACACGTCCCCGCCCCCTCCCGCGCGCCGTTCGGGTGGCGGGGGTCCTGGCGCGGTGTGACGCTGCCCGTATGACGATCCAGACCGGAAAACTCACCGACCCGGCCGTCCGGGCCTTCGTCAACGCCGTCAACGACGGTGATCAGGAGGCGTTCCTGAAGATCCTCACCTCCGACGCGACCATGGCCGACGACGGTTCCGACCGCGACGTCGCCCAGTGGATCGACCGGGAGATCTTCTCCCCCCGGGGTCACATGGACGTCGTCAACCAGTCGAACGACGGCCACGACCTCGTCGTGAACTACCGCAATGACACCTGGGGCGAGATGCGCACCCGGTGGCACTTCGACGTCACCGGTGACGGACACATCTCGCGGTTCGAGACCGGGCAGGCGTAGAACCCGGCGGAGCGGAGAAGAGGGGCCGCGCACCCGACCAGCTGGGTGAACGGCCCCTCAGGGCACGTGCGAGCGGGCTCAGTGGCTCTGGTAGCCCTGCCCCTGCTGCGTGCCGTGGCCCGCGTACGGCTCCTGGTGCCGCGGTGCCGGCGTGTAGGCGTCCCCGCCGGGGCGGCCCTGCTCGGTCAGGGTGATCTGGCCGGCCTTGATGGTGGCCAGGCGGGGCGCGCGGCGGGCGATCGACGAGTCGTGGGTGACCATGATGAAGGTCAGGCCGTACTCGTGCCAGAGGCCTTCGAGGAGGGCCATGATGTCGTCGCGGGTGCCCTCGTCGAGGTTGCCGGTGGGCTCGTCGGCGAGCAGGACCTTCGGCTTCTTCACCAGCGCGCGGGCGATCGCGACGCGCTGCTGCTGGCCGCCGGAGAGCTCCGAGGGCGCGTGGCCGAGGCGCTCGCCGAGGCCCACCGAGCGCAGGGCCTCCGCCGCGCGCTCGCGACGCTCGGCGGGCTTCACGACCAGCGGGACCAGCGCCGTCTCGACGTTCTCCTGCGCGGTCAGCGTCGGGATGAGGTTGAAGGACTGGAAGATGATGCCGATCTTCTCGGCGCGCAGTCGCGTGAGCTTCGCCTCGCTGATCCGGGAGAGGTCGACGCCGTCGAGTTCGACGCTGCCCTCGGTGGGGCGGTCCAGGCCGCCGATCATCTGCAGGAGGGTGGACTTGCCGCCGCCCGTCGGGCCCTGGATGACGAGCTGGTCGCCGTCCTCGATCGTCAGGTCGATGCCGCGCAGGGCCTCCACCGTCTCCTTGCCGCGCGAGTAGCGCTTGGTGACGCCGGTCAGTCTGTACATGGGGTGCTCCAGCTCCGTAGCCGCGTAGAGAGAAGAAGAGAAGGGGGTGGGGCGCCGGGTGCCGGGGGGAAGGGGTCACGCGGCGCCCCTGCTCAGGGGGGATTCGGCGGGTTACGACACGCTGCGCAGCGCGTCCGCCGGCCGCATCCGGGAGGCGCGCCAGCCGCCCATCGCACCGGCGATCAGACCGCCGGCCACCGCCAGGCCCACCGCGAGGGCGATGGTGGTCGTGGAGACGGGCGCCGACAGGGCGATCTCCATCGTGTTGGAGGCCGACTGCTGGCCGGGGCCGCCCCCGCCGGGGCCGCCGCCCATGCCGCCACCGCCGCCGGTGTTGCCGAGCTCGGCCGTGAGCTTGGGGCTGATCGCGGTCACCGCGTACGCGGCCGCGAGGCCCAGCGCGATACCGAGGGCGCCGCCGAGCAGACCGTTCACGATGGACTCGCCGACGACCTGGCGGGTCACCCGGCGGCTCGGCCAGCCGAGCGCCTTCAGGGTGCCGAACTCCCGCACGCGGCGGGACACGGCCGAGGAGGTGAGCAGCGCGGCCACCAGGAACGCGGCGGCGAGGACGGCGATCGACAGCCACTTGCCGACGCTGGTCGCCAGGTTGGAGGCGGTGGACAGGGAGCCGGAGACCGTCTCCGCGAGGTCGGCGGAGGTCGTGACCGTCGTACCGGAGATGTTCTTCTGGATCGTCGCCTTGACGGTGTCGATCTGCTGGGAGTCGGTCGCCTTGACGTAGATCGTGGTGACCTGGTTCTTGGCGTCGGCGAGGGTCTGCGCCTGCTTCAGCGGCAGATAGACGTCGGTGGTGGACTCGCTGCTGTCGGGCGTCGCGATACCGATGATCGTGTACTTGGTGCCGGAGATCTTCAGGGTCTCGCCGACCTTGTACTTGTTCTCCTTGGCGTACGACTTGCTGATGACCACGACCTTCGCGTTGGTCTGCGCGGAGGTGAAGGTCTTGCCCGAGGTGATCTTCGAGCTGGCCAGCGGGCCGAGGTCCTGGTGGGTGACGTCCACACCGGCCACGGAGTAGGAGTTCACGTCGAAGGAGGCGCCCCCGCCCTGGACCTGCGGGGCCGCGGTCGAGCCGCCGCCCTGGCCGCCGCCGGGGCCGCCCTGGTTGCCGCTGCTGCCGCTGGAACTCTGCGCCTTGCCCTGCGTGAAGGAGCCGTTGACCTTGGTGACGTTCAGGGTGATCGCGCCGACCGCCTCCGCCACGCCCTTCTGCTGGGCGACCTTCGTCACCAGCGAGGACTTCAGGGCCTGACCGCCCTGCGTCATCACCCGGTCGGAGCTCTGCTCGGTGTCGTCGTCGTTCGACTTCGCGTCGAACTCGAATCTCGGCTGACCGGAGCTGTTGCCGGAGGGCGCCGTACGGGCCTTGGTGACCGTCATGTCGGTGCCGAGGCCGTACAGCGACTGCAGGACCTTGTCCTGTGCCTGCGTCATACCGGCCGACACCGAGTTGACGGTGATGACCAGCGCGATACCGAGCGCCAGACCCAGTGCGATGACCAGGGCCGCCTTCTTGCGCCGGCCCAGCTCGCGCTTGAGATAGATGCCAAACATCCCGTTCCTCGAAGGTTCTTGGCGCCCGCTGTGGGCGCGGTGACCAAAAACTAGGGAGGAACCTTTGAGCCGGACTGAGTAAAAGATGTGTAAGGACTGAGAATGAGGGCCGATTCCGGGCCCCCGGATCAGAATTCCATCAGACAGCTCATTCCTAAGCTGTGGAGGGGGTTTTCCCAGGTCGAAGGGGTTGGCTGGCCGACGGTCACGGTGTTTTGCCGCCCACAGGATCCCCTTGTACGGTCCCGCCGTGCACGCATTCTCCCGACGCTCGTTGCTGTCCTTCACCGCGCTCGCCGCTCCCGCGGCCGCCGCGACGGGCACGGTGATCGGCGGCGCCCGGCTCGCCCGCGACGGCGTCCAGGCGGCCGTCCCCACCGGCCTGCCGAAGAAGCTCACGGCCCGCGCCTGGCTGGTCGCCGACCACGACACCGGCGAGGTGCTCGCCTCCTACCGCGCGCACCGCCGCCTGGCGCCCGCCTCCACGCTGAAGATGCTGTTCGCGGACACCGTGCTGGGCAAGTTCGAACGCACCGAGCGCTACACCGTCACCGACGCCGACCTGGCCGACATCCCCGCCGGGTCCAGCCTCGTCGGCCTCAGGCCCGGACTCACCTACACCGTCGAGCAGCTCTGGCAGGGCGTGTTCCTGCGCTCCGGCAACGACGCCGTGCACATCCTCGCCCTCATGAACGGCGGGGTCGCCAGGACCGTCGCCGAGATGCGGGCGCTGGCCGCCGACCTCCAGGCGCTGGACACGCACGTCGTCTCCTGCGACGGCTACGACCACACCGGCCAGCTCTCCTCGGCCTACGACCTCACCCTCTTCGCCCGCCACGGCCTGCGCGACGCCGACTTCCGCGCCTACTGCGCCACGAAGGCCGCCGACTTCCCCGCCGGGGGCCGCAAGACCTTCCGCATCGAGAACACCGACCGCCTCCTGTCCGGGACGTACGGCGTCACCCCGTACCCGGGCATGATCGGCGTCAAGAACGGCTACACCACCCACGCCGGCAACACCTTCACCGGCGCCGCCACCCGAGACGGCCGGACCCTCCTGGTCACCGTCCTGCACCCCGAGAGCGGCAACAACGCGGTCTACGAGGAGACGGCCGACCTCCTGGACTGGGGCTTCGGAAGGGGGAGTTCGGCCGCTCCGGTGGGCAGGTTGGTCGAGCCCCTGAGCGAGGGCGGCACCCCGGCCTCACCTTCCGCCGCCCCCCACGCAGGCTCGGCGGCCACGACCGAGGCCGCCGACTCGCGCACGGGCTGGGGCGCACTGGGAGCAGCGGGGGCCCTGACCGTCCTGGCGGCAGGCGCCTTCACGGCGCGCAGAAAACTCCGGGCGGGCCAACACCCTGAAGGGACACGGGGCCCTGTCACATTGCGGCTCCGCCGAGGGGCGCGAGAAACCACAACGAACCCGCAGCCGAGGGACCCGGCACCCCCCACCCGGTAAAGGTGGCAGCCGCCCCACGGCTCCCGGCGCGCATCTCGCGGTCCCATGCGAGATCCACCCCCCTCCGGTGCCGTGGGACGGCTGCTCCTCCCCCCCCTCGATGTGGCTCAAGGTACGGAACTTCCGTGTGCGAAGTGTGAAGTTCTCGTGGAGAAGAGTTGAGCATAAGTCCGCTACCGGCCGCAATGGCCCGGATGGCCAAATTCCGCTTGTAGGAGTTGAGGAGTTGACGACCCGTGGACCCCTCACCCCCGCCCCACGAACGGCATCGCCGTCGCCAGCACCGTCGCGAACTGCACGTTCGCCTCCAGCGGCAGTTCCGCCATGTGCCGCACCGTGCGCGCCACGTCCGCCACATCCATCACGGGTTCCGGCGTGATCTCGCCGTTGGCCTGCAGTGCCCCCGTCTCCATGCGTGCCGTCATCTCCGTCGCCGCGTTGCCGATGTCGATCTGTCCGACGGCGATGCCGTACGCCCGTCCGTCCAGTGAGAGGGACTTGGTCAGCCCGGTCAGCGCGTGCTTGGTCGCGGTGTACGGCGCCGACAGCGGCCGGGGTGAGTGCGCCGAGATCGAGCCGTTGTTGATGATCCGTCCGCCCCCCGGCTCCTGCTCCTTCATCTGGCGGAAGGCCGCCTGGGCGCACAGGAACGCCCCGTTGAGGTTGGTGTCCACCACATGCCGCCACGCGTCGTAGGGCAGGTCCTCGAACGGCACGCCACCCGGCCCGAACGTCCCCGCGTTGTTGAACAGCAGATCCAGCCGCCGGAACCGCTCCCGCACGGAGGCGAACAGGGCCCGCACGTCATCGGGGTTTGAGACGTCCGTCCGCACGGCGAGACCCTCGGCCCCGGGCACCAGTGCCGCCGTCGCCTCCAGGGGCTCGACGCGCCGCCCCGCCAGCCCCACCGACCAGCCCGCACGCAGCAGTTCCACGGCGACCGCCCGCCCGATGCCGGAACCGGCACCGGTGACGATCGCGATCCTGGCCGTCTCCACACGCTCCTTGGCATCCATGGGGCCGCAGCGTACGGCAGGCCGAAAGACGACGTCCGCCATGCGGAACTCCCTCGTCCGCCATCCGACTGCTGAGTACCCGTCCCTCTCCCGCCACCGCCGGGCCGCCGCCCACCGCGCCTCCCGGGAGAACCAGCCGCTTCGCCGGCCCGCACTCTCACCAGCCCTTCAGGGCCGGGGCGGCCAGGCGTCGCCCCAGTCCGCGTCCCGGGCCGCCTTGTACAGATCGCCGTGCCGCTTCGTCACCGTCGTCCGGTCCAGCCGTTCCTCGGCCTCGCACAGGTCGAGGAGCACCTGCCCCTTGCGGATCTGCGGCCGGCGCACGACACGGGAGGGAGCGGGAGAGACCGGGAAGCGGGCGGCGGCCACGTACGAGAACTTCTCGTCCTCGTACGGCAGGGAGCCGCCCTTGACCTGCCGGTGCAGGGAGGAACGGCTGACCCGCGCCGAGAAGTGGCACCAGTCCGCGCCCGGCACGATCGGGCAGCCGGCACTGTGCGGGCAGGGCGCGGCGATCCGGAGACCGGCGGCGATCAGCCGGTCGCGGGCCTCGATCACCCGGGCGTAGCCGTCCGGGGTGCCCGCCTCCACGATCACCACGGCCTGCGCCGCCGACGCGGCGGCGTCGACCAGGGCGGCACGGTCGGGGGCGGCCAGCTCGTTCAGGACGTAGGAGACCGTGACGAGGTCGGTGGGGTCCAGGGTGAGGGCCGACCCGATACGGGCGCGCTGCCAGCGCACCTCGCCGAGCGCCGGGTTCGCGGCGGCGACCTCCCTGCCGAGGGCCAGCGCGGGCTCCGCCCAGTCCAGCACGGTCACCGGACGCGTCCCCTCCCACGTCGCGCTCACCGCCCAGGTCGCCGCGCCCGTCCCGCCGCCCACGTCGGTGTGGCTGCCCGGCGTCCACCGGGGCACCGCGTCCGCGAACGCCTCCAGCGCCGCGCACACCGCCTCGAACGTCGCCGGCATCCGGTACGCGGCGTAGGCGGCCAC
It includes:
- a CDS encoding DoxX family protein, with protein sequence MTTSFNRHDVGLLLLRLGAGGVLAAHGTQKLFGWFGGHGLAGTGQFMESVGYEPGKASATASGLAETGGGLLLALGLATPAAGAAAAGGMAGAAAVHTPNGFFNAEGGYEYAATLGLAATGLAITGPGRLSLDHALGHVLDRGWMVPTALAATGLMAALVVGTRNRRVRRREEGEQAALFDEQELLLG
- a CDS encoding nuclear transport factor 2 family protein, producing MTIQTGKLTDPAVRAFVNAVNDGDQEAFLKILTSDATMADDGSDRDVAQWIDREIFSPRGHMDVVNQSNDGHDLVVNYRNDTWGEMRTRWHFDVTGDGHISRFETGQA
- a CDS encoding ABC transporter ATP-binding protein; translation: MYRLTGVTKRYSRGKETVEALRGIDLTIEDGDQLVIQGPTGGGKSTLLQMIGGLDRPTEGSVELDGVDLSRISEAKLTRLRAEKIGIIFQSFNLIPTLTAQENVETALVPLVVKPAERRERAAEALRSVGLGERLGHAPSELSGGQQQRVAIARALVKKPKVLLADEPTGNLDEGTRDDIMALLEGLWHEYGLTFIMVTHDSSIARRAPRLATIKAGQITLTEQGRPGGDAYTPAPRHQEPYAGHGTQQGQGYQSH
- a CDS encoding ABC transporter permease, producing MFGIYLKRELGRRKKAALVIALGLALGIALVITVNSVSAGMTQAQDKVLQSLYGLGTDMTVTKARTAPSGNSSGQPRFEFDAKSNDDDTEQSSDRVMTQGGQALKSSLVTKVAQQKGVAEAVGAITLNVTKVNGSFTQGKAQSSSGSSGNQGGPGGGQGGGSTAAPQVQGGGASFDVNSYSVAGVDVTHQDLGPLASSKITSGKTFTSAQTNAKVVVISKSYAKENKYKVGETLKISGTKYTIIGIATPDSSESTTDVYLPLKQAQTLADAKNQVTTIYVKATDSQQIDTVKATIQKNISGTTVTTSADLAETVSGSLSTASNLATSVGKWLSIAVLAAAFLVAALLTSSAVSRRVREFGTLKALGWPSRRVTRQVVGESIVNGLLGGALGIALGLAAAYAVTAISPKLTAELGNTGGGGGMGGGPGGGGPGQQSASNTMEIALSAPVSTTTIALAVGLAVAGGLIAGAMGGWRASRMRPADALRSVS
- a CDS encoding D-alanyl-D-alanine carboxypeptidase family protein encodes the protein MHAFSRRSLLSFTALAAPAAAATGTVIGGARLARDGVQAAVPTGLPKKLTARAWLVADHDTGEVLASYRAHRRLAPASTLKMLFADTVLGKFERTERYTVTDADLADIPAGSSLVGLRPGLTYTVEQLWQGVFLRSGNDAVHILALMNGGVARTVAEMRALAADLQALDTHVVSCDGYDHTGQLSSAYDLTLFARHGLRDADFRAYCATKAADFPAGGRKTFRIENTDRLLSGTYGVTPYPGMIGVKNGYTTHAGNTFTGAATRDGRTLLVTVLHPESGNNAVYEETADLLDWGFGRGSSAAPVGRLVEPLSEGGTPASPSAAPHAGSAATTEAADSRTGWGALGAAGALTVLAAGAFTARRKLRAGQHPEGTRGPVTLRLRRGARETTTNPQPRDPAPPTR
- a CDS encoding SDR family oxidoreductase, with amino-acid sequence MDAKERVETARIAIVTGAGSGIGRAVAVELLRAGWSVGLAGRRVEPLEATAALVPGAEGLAVRTDVSNPDDVRALFASVRERFRRLDLLFNNAGTFGPGGVPFEDLPYDAWRHVVDTNLNGAFLCAQAAFRQMKEQEPGGGRIINNGSISAHSPRPLSAPYTATKHALTGLTKSLSLDGRAYGIAVGQIDIGNAATEMTARMETGALQANGEITPEPVMDVADVARTVRHMAELPLEANVQFATVLATAMPFVGRG
- a CDS encoding small ribosomal subunit Rsm22 family protein, yielding MNVSPSTAAALRTALGELLDGLPPRQAAQAVERLIANYRGATPTDAPILRDRADVAAYAAYRMPATFEAVCAALEAFADAVPRWTPGSHTDVGGGTGAATWAVSATWEGTRPVTVLDWAEPALALGREVAAANPALGEVRWQRARIGSALTLDPTDLVTVSYVLNELAAPDRAALVDAAASAAQAVVIVEAGTPDGYARVIEARDRLIAAGLRIAAPCPHSAGCPIVPGADWCHFSARVSRSSLHRQVKGGSLPYEDEKFSYVAAARFPVSPAPSRVVRRPQIRKGQVLLDLCEAEERLDRTTVTKRHGDLYKAARDADWGDAWPPRP